One part of the Segnochrobactrum spirostomi genome encodes these proteins:
- a CDS encoding MFS transporter produces MSSIAVEESARTRDGEARARRNLAALNFFMADMQAGIGPFLGVFLQQRGWSAGPIGTIISVGGIAGLLATAPAGAIVDRSNDKRVLIAVTGVATVASSLILLFSQTGLAVTASQIAHALAGAAIGPAVTGMTLGIARQAGFNALNGRNQAWNHAGNLVGAALSGWLGWLYGMAAVFWLSALFGLFAIVAALRIPARLIDNRAARGLSEAHQGGTPGEGMLSLLSNRPLLILAAALACFHLGNGAMLPLYGMAVVGAGHAEAASFTALTIVVAQGVMIVASLIAMRMASRRGYWLVLLISFAALPLRGLLAGGVIEPWGVWPVQALDGIGAGLQSVAVPGLVACLLEGTGSINLGQGTVMMVQGLGASLSPLIGGWMAQEIGYRPTFVILGGFAVLSLALWVGFAGRLRPLCGGVPR; encoded by the coding sequence ATGTCGAGTATCGCTGTCGAGGAGAGCGCGCGTACGCGCGACGGAGAGGCCCGCGCACGGCGCAATCTCGCCGCGCTCAATTTCTTCATGGCCGACATGCAAGCCGGCATCGGCCCGTTTCTCGGCGTGTTCCTGCAGCAGCGCGGCTGGAGCGCCGGGCCGATCGGCACCATCATCTCGGTCGGCGGCATCGCCGGCCTCCTCGCCACCGCCCCCGCCGGGGCGATTGTCGACCGGTCGAACGACAAACGGGTGCTGATCGCCGTCACCGGCGTCGCGACCGTCGCCTCCTCGCTGATCCTGCTGTTTTCCCAGACCGGCCTCGCCGTCACCGCGAGCCAGATCGCACACGCCCTCGCCGGCGCCGCGATCGGTCCCGCGGTCACGGGCATGACCCTCGGAATCGCGCGCCAGGCGGGCTTCAACGCCCTGAACGGGCGCAACCAAGCCTGGAACCACGCCGGTAACCTGGTCGGAGCCGCGTTGTCCGGCTGGCTCGGTTGGCTTTACGGCATGGCCGCGGTGTTCTGGCTCTCGGCCCTGTTCGGGCTCTTCGCCATCGTCGCGGCGCTGCGCATACCCGCGCGCCTCATCGACAACCGCGCCGCACGGGGGCTCTCCGAAGCCCACCAAGGCGGCACGCCCGGCGAGGGCATGCTGTCGCTCCTATCGAACCGACCTCTGCTCATCCTCGCCGCCGCGCTCGCCTGCTTCCATCTCGGCAACGGTGCGATGCTGCCGCTCTACGGCATGGCGGTGGTCGGCGCCGGCCACGCCGAGGCGGCGAGCTTCACCGCGCTCACCATCGTCGTCGCCCAGGGCGTGATGATCGTCGCCTCGCTGATCGCCATGCGGATGGCCTCGCGACGCGGCTATTGGCTCGTGCTGCTGATCTCGTTCGCCGCGCTGCCGCTGCGCGGTCTCCTCGCCGGCGGCGTCATCGAGCCGTGGGGCGTGTGGCCGGTGCAGGCCCTCGACGGCATCGGCGCCGGCTTGCAGAGCGTCGCGGTGCCCGGGCTCGTCGCCTGCCTGCTGGAGGGCACGGGGAGCATCAATCTCGGCCAGGGCACGGTGATGATGGTGCAGGGCCTCGGTGCCTCGCTGAGCCCGCTCATCGGCGGCTGGATGGCGCAGGAGATCGGCTACCGGCCGACCTTCGTGATCCTCGGCGGCTTCGCCGTCCTGTCGCTCGCCCTGTGGGTCGGCTTCGCCGGGCGGCTGCGGCCGCTCTGCGGCGGCGTCCCGCGATAG
- the gcvA gene encoding transcriptional regulator GcvA, producing MKRALPPLNAIRAFEAAARHESFTRAAEELGMTQAAVSYQIKLLEERLGAALFRRLPRRVELSAEGRRALPLVTEAFDTLAEAFSTVLDERNPVLSITTLQTLAVRWLVPRLGAFQLAHPEIAVRLDASNRLLDFDRDDIDVAIRSGSGEWPGTVAHRLFPIDFTVAVSPALLARHGPLESPADVLRLPLVSPTDPWWRLWFAAAGLPDAETDGRRALSLGVQQLDATAVLAGAGAGLLSPLYFREELRDGRLVQPFPIVALEPNRFYWLVYPKARRNAPKVRAFRDWVLAQIGESEAERNTVPTIYPQ from the coding sequence ATGAAGCGCGCGCTCCCACCCCTCAACGCCATCCGCGCCTTCGAGGCGGCGGCCCGCCACGAGAGCTTCACCCGGGCGGCCGAAGAGCTCGGGATGACCCAGGCGGCGGTGAGCTATCAGATCAAGCTGCTCGAAGAGCGCCTCGGCGCCGCGCTGTTCCGCCGCCTGCCGCGGCGGGTCGAACTCTCGGCCGAAGGGCGGCGGGCGCTGCCCCTGGTGACGGAGGCATTCGACACCCTCGCCGAGGCGTTCTCGACCGTGCTCGACGAGCGCAATCCCGTGCTCTCGATCACCACGCTGCAGACGCTCGCGGTGCGCTGGCTGGTGCCCCGGCTCGGCGCCTTCCAGCTCGCCCACCCGGAGATCGCCGTCCGGCTCGACGCCTCCAACCGGCTCCTCGATTTCGACCGCGACGACATCGACGTGGCGATCCGCTCCGGGAGCGGCGAGTGGCCGGGAACGGTCGCCCACCGGCTGTTTCCGATCGATTTCACCGTCGCCGTCAGCCCCGCGCTGCTGGCGCGCCACGGACCGCTCGAGAGTCCGGCCGACGTTTTGCGCCTGCCTTTGGTCTCGCCGACCGATCCCTGGTGGCGGCTTTGGTTCGCGGCCGCCGGCCTGCCCGACGCGGAGACGGACGGTCGCCGCGCCCTGTCGCTCGGCGTGCAGCAGCTCGACGCGACAGCGGTGCTCGCCGGAGCCGGCGCCGGCCTTCTTTCGCCCCTCTATTTCCGCGAGGAATTGCGCGACGGCCGCCTCGTGCAGCCCTTCCCGATCGTCGCGCTGGAGCCGAACCGGTTCTATTGGCTGGTCTATCCGAAGGCCCGCCGCAACGCGCCCAAGGTCCGCGCCTTCCGCGACTGGGTGCTCGCACAGATCGGCGAGAGCGAAGCGGAACGAAACACCGTCCCCACAATTTACCCGCAATGA